AAGGGTGAGCGACGGGTGGCTCCGACGGAAAGGGATACTTGAACACGATTCCTTTAAAAACAGATACTTACTAAATTACACAAAAAGTTTGGAGTAGACAAACCATCATAGGAGAACATATGACAACCACAATTATAGAAGAAAATGAGGTGGAGGTCAAAGAAGGCGCTTCCATAGTGCCGGAACCGGATGTGATTGATGAAACCGGCGAAGTTATTCTGCCGGAAATCAAGGGACTTGAGATCTTAAAAGAAGGCACCTACGCTGTTGATCTTGAAAAGACGATCTCTGATATGCTTTTGGTCATTAAAAAGATGGAGGCGCAGCTTGAGAGTGTATTAAAATTAAACGCCGATCTTGAAAAGGATCTTGACACTTCAAAAGAGACTATCGCTGGCTTGAGGGAGGAAAAAACTCATCTTGAAGCCAAAATTCGCCGCATGGAAGAGGAAATACCTTCGAAGAGAGAACTGCAAATTGAAAATGATCATCTAATCGAGGAACGAAATGATGCCCAGCACACTATCCGGGAGATGAAGGCGAAAATAGAAAAGTTACAGAAGGAAGCGGTCCAGTACCAAAAGCAGATCACCGGTTTGAGGGAGGACAAAAAAGACATAATAATTGAAATTAGTTACCTCGAGTCGAAACTAAATGCGGTTCTTGAAAAGAATAAGTACTACCAAAGCAAGATAGATGCGTTGAGGGGGGAGAAACTTACCCAGGAGGAAAAGATAATATCCCTTGAAAAAGAGCTTACGGAAATACTCGAGGAAAAGTACAGGTTGTACCAAGAGCTTAAAGGCGAAAACCCTTGAAATGAGAGGACATTGAGGCAATGGACGACATAAAAAATCAAGATACTCCTGACGGGGTTTCCAAAGATGAAAAAGGGCTTGAAAATAAAGAATATCTACAGAGGTGCCTGAGTGAATTGGAAGATAGAAGGGGGCTCCTGATTTCAGAAAATGAAACATATAAGTCCCGGATAAACAAACTCAAGGCAGAAATAGACGAGGCAGAGATCTCTATATCATCAGCTAAAGAGTATATCACGTCATGCGAGAGAAGAATAAAAGAATACCCTGTTAAAATTAAAAAGCTGAAATCGAGAAATGAATCATTACTCGCTGAGCTAAACACCATTAAGCTAAAAATCAAGAGTTGCAAGGGGGATGAAGAAAGCACTTTATTGCTGAGAAAGACTTTGATGGATGAACATGAAAAGCTAAAAAACGAAAAAGATGTTCTAATCGATAGGATCAATAAGCTGGAAAAGGCTCTAGAGGAGATTTCATCTGAAAGGGAATGGAAGTTGCCGAAATTGAAAAAATACGATGAAAGGCTTAAAGAGGCGTGGAACCTATTTCATGAGACTGAAAGCAGGATGCAGCTCTCCTTAAAGCTACACCAAGGAAGAATAGCCCATAAATCAAAGCACACTTAATGGCTGCCGTAACCCTGATTGAGCGAAAAAATTCACTCCAAGGTTATTTGTTATAAGTTATTGATGGGAGGTCTTGGATTTCAGTCTATTTTGGACAGCAATGAAAACCAATAACCAATAACGAATAACATATAACTACCCAATTGAGGCTTAACTCAATCGGTGTGTAATTCATAAAAAGAGGGTGGGAGAGGAAGATGAAATCGGCACAGCATGACTCGGGAATGTCCATAATACCATCACCGCATTTATTTCTCGTCCCATATGATAACCATCCGGAAGATTTAAAAAAGCTTATACATACCATAAATGATGAAGGGAGAACTTCAATCCTGTGGAATCATGCCCGAGGATTTATGGTCCATCATCATTCAAGGAGCTACCCTCTTTCTGAAAATATAGGCGAGTCCACACTGAGTGACCCCAAAGAAGCCATAAAGTTCATTATCGACAAAGCACAAATACAGGTGGATTACATTTTCGAGGATTTTCACCATTTTATCGGTAAAAGAGACACCGTCCATCCTGAAATAGGTGAGATTCGCTCCCTCATAAAGGAGATGTCACGCAGTATTAATGGAAGAGAAGAAAACATCTATTTTTTCGTTCCCTCATCCTATGATTTACCTCCGGAGCTGACCCCCTTTTTTAACCAACTGTCAAAAGCAGAAAGAAAGGCAAAAGGGTTTCTGGAAAAATTCGGCCTGTTGCTCACAGAAGAAAATTTTATCATGCAATCAAAGCCCGTCATAGGGGCAGATGCTCAAATAGAGAGGGTGGTCCAGATATTGTCCCAGATGGAGACCAATAATCCTTTACTTGTGGGGCATCCGGGTGTAGGCAAGAGTGCCGTGGTAGAAGGTTTCGCAAAGGCATTATTCAAGGGTGATGTCCCTGCTAACCTGAAAGGGAGAATGCTCTATTTGATCTCTCTGAATTGCCTCGTTGCCGGTACAAAATACAGAGGTGAGTTTGAAGAGAGGCTTGAAGGCTTGATGGAAGATGTGCTGAAGAACAAAAATAGGATTATTGTCTTTATCGATGAAATACATACTTTACTCAATGCAGGCTCTGCAGAAGGAGCCATAGGCGCTGGAGATGCCTTAAAACCGGTACTTGCGCGTGGGGAGTTTCCATGCATTGGCGCCACGACGTTTGATGGGGCCAAATACCTTTTTAAAGATCATGCACTTTCAAGAAGGTTTAAGAAAGTAGTAATTAATGAACCTTCACCTGATGAGACACTTAGAATACTGAAAGGTATAGCCGGTTGTTTTGAGAAACACCATTCCATAAAGATAGAGGATGTAGCCTTGATGTCTGCTGCTTATTTAAGCATAAAGTATCTCCCTGATGAATATCTTCCTGGAAAGGCGATTGCCCTTATTGATGGTGCAGCGGCCTATTGCAGGATGAAGGGCGCGGGCAGGGTCAGAGAGGAGGACATAATGCTGGAAATTGAAAAAACACTTGTAACCGTTCACGGGTTCACGGGTTCAGAGGTTTAAGGTTCACCGAAAATCCGTCTGCCATCCATCGGGCCGGTCTGAACTCTGAACCTGTGAACACCTACAAACAGTTAAAATGTGAGTCGCCATTTTTGCGATGGTCTCTAAGGCAATGGAGTTTTTTACCGCTTCCGCCGGGCCGCTACCCCACACAAAAGGGCCATGAAGGGGAACAAGCACCACTGGCATTGATTGCAGGAAATGGCCGGTTCAATCGCCACCCGGGACCCGACCAAATCCCGAGGCGCCCCTTCGCCAGCTTCAATTACCTCGCCCACACACTCATGACCGATAACAAAAGGCCCCTCAACCGAAATATTTCCGATAAATCCTTTTTGATAGAGGTGCATATCTGAACCACAGATACCCACCTTCCTAATCTTCACCAGGGCCGCGTTGGGCCTGGGTTCAGGTCGTTCAGCCTCTTGCAGGCTGAATACTCGCGGCGATTCAAGAACAATACGCCTCATGACCATCTTTCATCCGATCCTGGTATGCACTCTGGTTAGTAGATTACCTTCAATTTACAGATGATAATAAGTATCAAAATCAAGGTAATTCGTGAATGCTTCATGGAGAATATCAGCCGACCTGGACAGGTTCACCGCAACATGGTGCTCGAAGCCGCTGTAACATATGAAGTGAAGCAGCGCCTGAAGATTTGGGATTTCAGCCACCCCGTAACCGCCAAAGGTGTCAAAAGGCTCATCTGTAAACCTTCCTTCTCCAATATAACTCACAAGCCTGCCGCTGGTGTCATCCGTCGAAAATCGGGCAAATGTCATGAGGCCGCTCTTAATCCTTCCGACACAGGTTCCATATGTGTTTTCCTGGCCGACATCACCGGCGATGATCTCCTGAAAACCCATGCGTACAGCGGAAAAGAAGGTTTTAGGCAGGTTGCTGCAGTGAAAGAGGACACATTTATCAGGGTCCCCCCCAAAGTTGTTGTTCCAATCAACAATAGCACTAGGGGAACCGGAAGCGAGCTGCAGGGCGTACATGGACAAGGCACCGGTTACATCTACCTCACACGCACTTGGTTTGAGGGAATCACTCATCATACTCATCACGGTACAAGGCACGATACCATAGTACTCTTCCATGGCGGTCCAGCACTGCAAGGCAGTGGCGTCAAGATCATGGTCGTTGATAAAATCATCAAGAACCACAGCCAGCTTGGCCATTTTTATCAGGAACTCCTCCTGAATGTCACCTGTAGGTATGTAATTTTTGATTGACGCTAATTTTGCCTTTACTTTCTTATCCGTGTTCTTAAGTTTTTCGACTCGGCCAAAGATTTCCGACAGGTCAATAGTTTCCACTGTAATGCCATAGTCCTCCAGGATCTTTTCGCTATAGCGGACCGTGGTGAAATTTGCCGGTCTGGCCCCGACGGCCCCGATCCGGATATTTTCCATGCCTTTGACCACCCGTGAAACCCCGATGAATTTCTCAATCTCCCTGCGAAATTCATCACTGTCCACCTTGACCGTATGGTTCATGGTCAGGGAATAAGGGATGTTGTACTGGCGCAGGTTATTACACACGGATATCTTTCCACAGAAGGAATCTCTTCGCCCTCCCATTTTAGCGTTTTTCGGATCATCCGGGCTGGCCTGAATAAGCACCGGAACCTCCAGCCTGGCCATTCTAAGTGTATCCGCCACACTGCGCTCATCCCCGAAGTTTGGCAGGGTAACAATCACCCCGTCTATTTTCTCGGAATTTTCTCTGAATATTTTGGCGCACTTTTTTGCATCATCAAATGTTTCCACCGCCCCCAGCTTGGTATCCTCAGTATCCAGGATCACCGCTTCACAGTGCATTTCTTCAAGGACCTGAAGAATCTCTTCCCGTCCTTGTTTTACAAGTTCATCAGGGAAAAACCCTCTATTGCCTATAATGACACCGAATACTGGTTTCATGAGCACCTCCTAAAAAGTGTATTTGGTCAAAATTTGAAAGCTGCCTCTTGTCTGAAGAATTGAGTTTAAAATGGTGCTTGCCTTCAAAGAGACGCAGCTGATACTGCCATCTGGTTAGAAGGAAAATCTTATTTTTCTACAAAGGCATCTGCTTCTGCCAAGGCAGTATCCATGATGGAGACGCCTTCATCTATTTCATCCTGGGTGATAATTAAAGGCGGCGCCATGATGATGACGCTGGTTGGGTTTGCGGCCATGGCGATCATACCCAGTTCAATTAGGCGTCTGGCAACCTGAAGCTTTGGATTAAGCCCTGGTCGTATTTTTGCAGATAGAGGAATCAAAGGCTCGCGGGTTTTGCGGTTTTTCACCAACTCCAGGCCGACGAAAAGCCCTAGACCGCGCACGTTGCCGATTGAGGGATGTTTATCTTTAAGCTCCCTGGCCTTATCTAAAAGGTATTTACCCATCTTTTTCGCATTCTCAATCAGGCCATCCTCCTGATAAATCTGTATTACCCTAATCGCGGTGGCGCAGGCCAGGGCATGCCCGGCATAGGTGGCCCCATGGCTGAAGAATTCCTCCTTGAAATGGTTGCCTATTTTCTTCCGGGAGATCGCTGCACCCAGTGGCACATAACCACAGGTGATGCCCTTGGCCATGGTCATGATGTCTGGAACAACTCCCCAATGATCAAGGGCGAACCACTCTCCGGTGCGGCCAAAACCGCTCATAACCTCATCCGCAATCATGAGCACGCCCCATCTGTCGCAGATTTCCCTTAATCTCGGGAAATATTCATCCGGCGGAACGATAAGGCCGTTGGAGCCGGTGACAGACTCAAAAATGATGCCCGCGACATTGTCCCCTCCGCCTTCAAGCTCGATTACCTGGTCAATATATTTTACGCACTGAAGGTCGCATTCTGGATACTTCTGCCCGAACATACAGCGATAACAGTAAGGCGATGGCACTGAGACCCATTCCGTGCCTCCGAGGACCTGGGCCCAGTTTCGTGGCTCTCCGGCGGAAAGGGTCATGGAAGCGGCTGTCCCGCCATGGTAGGAGTTATATCGCGATATGATCTTGCGGCGCCCGGTGTACTGGTGGCAAATTTTTATGGCGGCCTCATTCGCCTCAGTGCCGCCCAGGGTAAAGAAGGTTCGGGAAAGGTCGCCCGGGGTGATCTCGGCCAGCATCTTTGCCAGAAGCGCCCTGGGCCTGTTGGAAAAATTGGGCGCGAATGAACATAGGGTTTTAGCCTGCTCGCCCAGGGCCTCCAATACTCGTTCGTCCTGATGACCGATGCTGTGACTTACGAAGCACGAACTGAAATCCAGGAACTTGCGCCCGGCATCGTCGGTGAATCTTGTTCCTTTGGCTGAAACGATCCTTTTGGGCGCTTCGTCGGGTTGAAAAGACCAGGAATGAAAAAGGTTCTCGACTTCATAGCGGTCCATATCTTCCTTGGTCTCAGGGATGGTTTTCAAATCAATCATCTTTGCCTCCTTATCCTGATCTGGACTGATTGAATCTCCTTATTGAATTTCTTCAAGTAGAAGGCGGAGTTCAGTTAACCTGGTATTTCTGATCTTTGCCACCCGGGCCATTGCTCTTGATACATCCCCTAACAGAGCTTTAGAAAGTTCAGCGGCCTTCAGATAAAATTCTCGAATACCATTTTCAAGATCAAGGCTTGCTTTTAGAACTTCGCCTGAAGAGGCGTTGTTGTCAAGCAAAGGCATGACTAGCGCGCCTTCAAGTCCCTTAAAAGAAAAGCCGGTCTCTAAAGCGTCAGTGACTGCCCCGTAGTAAGCTCTTTTTATATTTTTTTCATTCTTATGGTTTTCTTTGGCAAAGGCCAGGAATGCCTCCTTTAGTTCTTTATGCTTATTGGCCCATTCTTCATAGAATTGTGCTGATTCCTGTTCAATTTTCGAGATATATGAGATAACCGCTGCAGCTGTGTTTAACTCCATCTTCGCCCCTTCCTGTTTCAAAACCACCGTTTAACGACCACTTTGCTTTCGGTAAAGAAACGGACAGCGTCTTTCCCCTGCCCGTGCAATGTTCCAAAGAATGAGTCCTTCATGCCACTGAACGGGAAGAAGGCCATCGGCGCTACAATACCGATATTGATCCCCACGTTCCCGGTCTGGACTCGATATTCAAATTCCCTGGCCCAGCCTCCATTAGAGGTAAAAATGCTGGCCGCATTTCCAAAGGGAACACTGTGAATCAAATCAAGGGCGTCATCCAGGGTTTCCGCCCTCATTATACTTGCCACCGGGCCGAAGATCTCTTCTTTTCCAATTTTCATGTCAAGAGTAACCCCTTCAAAAACTGAAGGATTCAGGAAACAGGTTTGCGGATAATCACCTTCAATCTTGATATTCCTTCCATCGAGACGCAATGTCGCCCCTTCTGCGACACCGCTTTCGATATAACCCAAAACACGTTTTTTCTTGTCTTTAGACTGGAGAGGCCCCATCTGAATACCTTCCTCCAAACCATAACCGACCTTTATCTGGAAGGCCGCTTCGGTAAAGGTATCAACAAACTTCTTGTAAAAGGCGTCATCCCTTCCCACGACCAAGGCAGTTGCCCCGGATAAACATCTCTGACCGGTATTCCCAAAAAAAGATGTCATCAGCGCGGCTATGGTTTGATCCAGGTTGCAATCAGGCATGATCACCAGAAAATTCTTGGCTCCCCCCTGAGCAATGACTCTCTTGCCAGTCTCACCGCATTTTTTATAAACTATTTTTGCGATGGGCGTGGAACCAACAAAAGTGATCCCTTTAATATCTTGATGCTCCATTAGCATGCTGGCTACTTCAGCCCCGCCATGAACCAGATTAACCACCCCCGGGGGTATATCGGTTTCATCAAGAAGTTCCTGAAGTTTAACCTGGCTGACCGGGTCATTCGGCGAAGGTTTAACAATAAAGGTGTTGCCCGTGGCAATGGCGTAAGGTAAAAACCACAGGGGAACCATAAACGGAAAATTGAAAGGCGGAATACAGGCAAATACACCCAACGGCTCCCGAATGATATACTCGTCAATGCCAGAGGCAATATCCTGAAGAGACTCCCCCATCATTAAGGAAGGAATTCCGGACGCGACTTCGCAATTTTCTATACCCCGTCTGGTCTCGCCTCTTGATTCATCAATGGTCTTTCCGTGTTCCTTGGTTTGAACAATGGACAGGTCTTCAAAATGCTCCTCAAGAAGTTCTATTAGTCTGTGGAGATATCGGGCCCGAGAAACAGGCGGGACCCTTCTCCATTCATGAAAAGCTTCGCTGGCCGCCTGAACCGCTTCATTGACTTCCTCCCTGGTTGACATGGGAACTTCAGCGACGACTTCGTCCAGAGCGGGATTTTTTACTTCCCAAATTTCTTTTGATTGTGATTCCTTCCATTCACCGCCAATAAAATTTGCCAATCTTCCAAACTCCACTTCTCCTCTCCTTTTCTAAAGAATTTCAATTTACATAGATAAAATAGCTTGCTCAAGCATCTTCTTCTCTTTTTTATGGTACGATTCGTAGTATAGAAAGCATGGCCTGGGTGTCAAGAAAGATACTTATATTTTCAAAATAAATATAATGCCTGCCAGAAACATCTAAGTACCGGATTTATTACAAACCGTATCGCCGTTGAGTGATATCAAGGAGAAAGCTGCCGGATTGAATGCGTTGCGAACATGATGAAAGACTTCCCGTTTCAATTTGGGTTGCCTTGCAAAATCAACTATTTTCTGTAATTATAGGAATTATTATTGAATTCCTTGGGTGGGGGTGACCCGGAAAATTACGAACAATTTATTTTGCACACGCAATTTTCACAAAGATTCCTATAACTGAACGGCTAGGGAAATTAGTCGAGCGCATAGAGGGGAATCTGAGGATATCAAATGTGGCAGCGATTCAGTCTCCGTCCTCGCGTATTTCTGATCGTGTCTCTCCTGATGCTTATCACCGTGGGGAGCGGGATATTTTCAATATATTCTACGTACCGTATGAACGCGCTCGTGGCGTCCATGGTTAATACAGATATCTTCGCCTTTCGGACGGCACAGGAACTGAGCAGAGCCCTGGTTATGCAAAAAGGTTACGTGACCTATTATTTTCAGGATCGGGATCCGAAGTGGTTGAAGCAGTTACAGGAGTATCATCTCGTTTTTAAAGGGTGGATTAACAAAGCCCGGGCAACCGCTATCAATGAGACCGAAAGGGATATTTTGAATCAGATCGAATTGGAATACATTCATTACCATACGGCTCGGGAACAGGTAATAAATTATTATAAAACTGAAAATCATGATGCCGGGTTTAAACTCCACCAGGAAATCCGCAGGCGTTTTTTCCATATCCATATCCTTTGCGAGAGGTTTAGAGAAGCGCACAATCAGCATATCCAACAGGTCCAAGAGGAGGTACAGTCCCAAGCCAGGTTCATGCGGAATTTGGTCCTGGCGGCCATGTCGAGTACCATTGTATTAGGCGGCTTATTAGCTTACATCCTGCTAATTCAAATCCTCAAACCAATCCGTGACCTGACCATGGAAGCGGGGCCAGCCAACAGTGAAACCCCTGTATTTGAAGGGGATGAGGTGGAGGCATTAACCAGTCGGGTGCATAATTTAATTGAGGATGTGGATCAGACGAAAACCAAGCTGGAAAGGAGCCGTGTGCATTTAGAGCAGACCGAAAAACTGGCTATGGTCGGTAAGCTCGCCGCCGGGGTGTCCCATAGTATTCGCAACCCGCTTACCTCAGTGAAAATGCGCTTATTTTCTATGGAACGCAACCTCGAACTGTCGCCAACGCTGAAAGAGGATTTCGAAGTGATTTCTGAAGAAATCCGACATATTGATAGTATCGTCCGCAATTTCCTCGAATTCTCAAGGGTACCCAAGCTCAAGATGCAGAGAATCAGTCCCTCGGACGTGGTGGATACGTCTCTTGAACTTCTGGGGCATCGTCTGGGATCCTATGGCGTAGAAGTAATGATCCAGCGTAAAGCAAGGCTTCCTGAAATTTTTGTTGATCCAGACCAGATGAAAGAAGTGCTGATCAACCTGGTTGAAAATGCCCTCGAAGCCATGGTGAGCGGCGGCCACATCAGGATTGAGGAAGAAGAACAAATCATTGAGTCGTTGGGAAAGACTGTGGTTATCAAGGTCAGGGATAATGGCCCGGGGATCCCCCAATCCGTGCAAGACAGCGTGTTTGAGCCTTTCTTCAGCACAAAGGAGGAAGGCACAGGCCTGGGTCTGAGTATCGCCACCCGGATCGTAGAGGAACACGGCGGCTGGCTGGATCTTAGCTCGGAGGAAGGTGAAGGCACAACTTTTATCATCACCCTGCCTTTGAAGGAGGATGAGGTTTGAACAAGATCCTGATCGTTGACGACGATCCTCAATTACGACATAGCTTTGAAAAACTCCTGACCGATGAAGGGCATGTTGTAAAGACCGCACCCAGCGGCGAGCTGGGGCTCGAACTCTTTCGCAATGATGAGTTCGATCTGGTAGTGATGGATGTTCGCCTGCCCGGGATTAATGGTCTTGAAACCTTTGAAACCATACATGAAATTGACCCCAAACTCCCGGTTATTATCATGACCGCTTACAGCACGACTGAAACGGCTATTAAAGCAACCAAGCTGGGTGCGTTCGATTATGTGCTGAAACCCTTTGAAATTCCTGAGATGTTGAATTTGATCCAGCAGGCACTCGAAGCCGGGCATTTTATGCGTTCACCTGTGGAGATGGATGGGTTACCGGATACAATTACCTCTGATGCCATTATCGGCCGAAGCAAGGCAATGCAGGAGGTTTACAAAGTCATCGGCCGGGTGGCCTCGACCGATGCGACCGTGCTCATCCGGGGCGAATCAGGCACGGGCAAGGAACTGGCCGCCCGGGCCATCTACCAGCACAGTCAGCGTGTCAATAAGCCTTTCCTGGTGATTAACTGTGTGGCCATCCCCGAAACCTTACTCGAAAGCGAACTGTTTGGTTATGAAAGAGGAGCCTTCACCGGAGCGACTCATCGTCGCCTGGGAAAAATCGAACAGGCCAATGGGGGAACAATATTCCTTGATGAAATCGGGGACATGCCGGTTTCCATTCAGGCCAAGATTCTGCGCCTGCTTCAGGAAAAGAGTATTGAACGCCTGGGCGGACGAGAACCGATTGATGTGGATGTGCGCATTATTGCATCCACAAATCGTGACCTCGAAGCAGCCATCGAGGAAGGACGCTTCCGGGTGGATCTTTACTACCGCCTCAAGGTGGTCACACTCCGGCTTCCGGCCTTGCGAGAACGAAAGGAGGACGTTCCGCTCCTCGTTGATTATTTTCTTGCCCGTCTTGCCGATGAAATGGGTATTGACAATCCAGGCTTGATTGATGAGGCCAGGACTATCCTGGAAAATTATGCCTGGCCTGGCAATGTTCGTGAACTGTCTAATATCATTCAAAAGGCCTTAATTTTTAATCGAGGAGGACTCATCGGCCCGGAAGATATCACCCCGGCCATCAAGGATAGTGACAAGGTAAGTCAACTGACAGATACTGAAGATGAGGAGTTCATCCGAAAATGGATCCAGAAGGCCTTGGCCTTAAAAAGCAGCCCGAATCTATTCAATACCATCACGGACCGTTTCGCCAGTATGCTCACCAGTGAGGCCTTAAAACTCGCCGGTGGCAACCGCACCCGAGCCGCAGAAATTCTGGGAATTTCCCGCCCGACCCTCCTTTCTAAAATCGAAAAATATCAACTCAAGATCGAAACTGAAGTCAAGCGCCGTTGATCCATTCGCTCCATGAAATTTTTTTTTTACAATTTGTAAAGATTTCTGACAGAGTCTGCCTTGGTTACCCTTGAATCTCTTTTAGCCTCACCGGCTATTTATATGTTATTTCAATCAATTAAACTGTTTGCCTTCCTCAGCCTTCCTGTTGGTACAGCTTATGCTCTTACCCAGAGTAGTTGTTCTTTAAAAAATGTGGATAATATGAAACAAGTGGTTGTAATCTGGATAAAATTATTCTAACTAAAATTCGCCTTCTGCCTGAAACGGAGAGTCCTTAGCGAACCCCAGCATGAAATAAATATCAACATAAATGACAGTGAAACCGTTAAGGTGGCATGACGAAAAAATTCAATATACTGCTTTCTGATCGCAACCATAATATACGTGAGTTTCTCCGCCGCGAACTGGTTAAAGAAGGATATCGGGTTGACGAGGCTAAAGACGCCTGGGAAATACTGAAGTTAGTCCTTGCAGAGAAACCTCCCGATCTTTTGATCCTGGACCCGGAACTGCCTTATGTAAGGGGGCTAGGGATATTTGAGAAACTCGAACTTCGCAAACCTTCTTTACCTGTAGTTATTCACACGTTCGATATCGAAGAGGCAAAGTCTCTCCCCCTTAAGTTTACGGTGGCGATTGTAGAGAAGAAGGGAAACAATATTGATCGCATCAAGAGTGTAATTGCTGATTTGTTGAGAAAGTCTTAGCGCTGGAGTTTCATACACCCGATGAAGCTCTAGGGAGGGAAGCAGGCAGGCTTATAATGTTGATCTTCTTTACTACCTTAGAAATAGCCACAGGAGAAATATAGAAAGGCGCGGCCCTTGATTCACACGCGCACCTCCATCAACACCATACCTTGAAAGAACAAAAGTATTTTTTTTCTAGATGTCATGTCCCTGTTATAATCTCGTCCCACACAGATTTATCAATCTCTCATACTTAACGGATCCCCAGTAGGCAGACCAAGCTCTCTGGCCCTCAGGACCCGGCGCAAAATCCTGCCGCTGCGTGTCTTGGGCAGCTCCTTAAGGAAAGCCACTTCT
This DNA window, taken from Deltaproteobacteria bacterium, encodes the following:
- a CDS encoding MCP four helix bundle domain-containing protein is translated as MWQRFSLRPRVFLIVSLLMLITVGSGIFSIYSTYRMNALVASMVNTDIFAFRTAQELSRALVMQKGYVTYYFQDRDPKWLKQLQEYHLVFKGWINKARATAINETERDILNQIELEYIHYHTAREQVINYYKTENHDAGFKLHQEIRRRFFHIHILCERFREAHNQHIQQVQEEVQSQARFMRNLVLAAMSSTIVLGGLLAYILLIQILKPIRDLTMEAGPANSETPVFEGDEVEALTSRVHNLIEDVDQTKTKLERSRVHLEQTEKLAMVGKLAAGVSHSIRNPLTSVKMRLFSMERNLELSPTLKEDFEVISEEIRHIDSIVRNFLEFSRVPKLKMQRISPSDVVDTSLELLGHRLGSYGVEVMIQRKARLPEIFVDPDQMKEVLINLVENALEAMVSGGHIRIEEEEQIIESLGKTVVIKVRDNGPGIPQSVQDSVFEPFFSTKEEGTGLGLSIATRIVEEHGGWLDLSSEEGEGTTFIITLPLKEDEV
- a CDS encoding L-fucose/L-arabinose isomerase family protein codes for the protein MKPVFGVIIGNRGFFPDELVKQGREEILQVLEEMHCEAVILDTEDTKLGAVETFDDAKKCAKIFRENSEKIDGVIVTLPNFGDERSVADTLRMARLEVPVLIQASPDDPKNAKMGGRRDSFCGKISVCNNLRQYNIPYSLTMNHTVKVDSDEFRREIEKFIGVSRVVKGMENIRIGAVGARPANFTTVRYSEKILEDYGITVETIDLSEIFGRVEKLKNTDKKVKAKLASIKNYIPTGDIQEEFLIKMAKLAVVLDDFINDHDLDATALQCWTAMEEYYGIVPCTVMSMMSDSLKPSACEVDVTGALSMYALQLASGSPSAIVDWNNNFGGDPDKCVLFHCSNLPKTFFSAVRMGFQEIIAGDVGQENTYGTCVGRIKSGLMTFARFSTDDTSGRLVSYIGEGRFTDEPFDTFGGYGVAEIPNLQALLHFICYSGFEHHVAVNLSRSADILHEAFTNYLDFDTYYHL
- a CDS encoding ATP-dependent Clp protease ATP-binding subunit, yielding MKSAQHDSGMSIIPSPHLFLVPYDNHPEDLKKLIHTINDEGRTSILWNHARGFMVHHHSRSYPLSENIGESTLSDPKEAIKFIIDKAQIQVDYIFEDFHHFIGKRDTVHPEIGEIRSLIKEMSRSINGREENIYFFVPSSYDLPPELTPFFNQLSKAERKAKGFLEKFGLLLTEENFIMQSKPVIGADAQIERVVQILSQMETNNPLLVGHPGVGKSAVVEGFAKALFKGDVPANLKGRMLYLISLNCLVAGTKYRGEFEERLEGLMEDVLKNKNRIIVFIDEIHTLLNAGSAEGAIGAGDALKPVLARGEFPCIGATTFDGAKYLFKDHALSRRFKKVVINEPSPDETLRILKGIAGCFEKHHSIKIEDVALMSAAYLSIKYLPDEYLPGKAIALIDGAAAYCRMKGAGRVREEDIMLEIEKTLVTVHGFTGSEV
- a CDS encoding class II aldolase/adducin family protein, coding for MPVVLVPLHGPFVWGSGPAEAVKNSIALETIAKMATHILTVCRCSQVQSSDRPDGWQTDFR
- a CDS encoding aminotransferase class III-fold pyridoxal phosphate-dependent enzyme; the encoded protein is MIDLKTIPETKEDMDRYEVENLFHSWSFQPDEAPKRIVSAKGTRFTDDAGRKFLDFSSCFVSHSIGHQDERVLEALGEQAKTLCSFAPNFSNRPRALLAKMLAEITPGDLSRTFFTLGGTEANEAAIKICHQYTGRRKIISRYNSYHGGTAASMTLSAGEPRNWAQVLGGTEWVSVPSPYCYRCMFGQKYPECDLQCVKYIDQVIELEGGGDNVAGIIFESVTGSNGLIVPPDEYFPRLREICDRWGVLMIADEVMSGFGRTGEWFALDHWGVVPDIMTMAKGITCGYVPLGAAISRKKIGNHFKEEFFSHGATYAGHALACATAIRVIQIYQEDGLIENAKKMGKYLLDKARELKDKHPSIGNVRGLGLFVGLELVKNRKTREPLIPLSAKIRPGLNPKLQVARRLIELGMIAMAANPTSVIIMAPPLIITQDEIDEGVSIMDTALAEADAFVEK
- a CDS encoding CoA-acylating methylmalonate-semialdehyde dehydrogenase, whose translation is MEFGRLANFIGGEWKESQSKEIWEVKNPALDEVVAEVPMSTREEVNEAVQAASEAFHEWRRVPPVSRARYLHRLIELLEEHFEDLSIVQTKEHGKTIDESRGETRRGIENCEVASGIPSLMMGESLQDIASGIDEYIIREPLGVFACIPPFNFPFMVPLWFLPYAIATGNTFIVKPSPNDPVSQVKLQELLDETDIPPGVVNLVHGGAEVASMLMEHQDIKGITFVGSTPIAKIVYKKCGETGKRVIAQGGAKNFLVIMPDCNLDQTIAALMTSFFGNTGQRCLSGATALVVGRDDAFYKKFVDTFTEAAFQIKVGYGLEEGIQMGPLQSKDKKKRVLGYIESGVAEGATLRLDGRNIKIEGDYPQTCFLNPSVFEGVTLDMKIGKEEIFGPVASIMRAETLDDALDLIHSVPFGNAASIFTSNGGWAREFEYRVQTGNVGINIGIVAPMAFFPFSGMKDSFFGTLHGQGKDAVRFFTESKVVVKRWF
- a CDS encoding alcohol dehydrogenase catalytic domain-containing protein, producing MRRIVLESPRVFSLQEAERPEPRPNAALVKIRKVGICGSDMHLYQKGFIGNISVEGPFVIGHECVGEVIEAGEGAPRDLVGSRVAIEPAISCNQCQWCLFPFMALLCGVAARRKR